One window of the Salvia splendens isolate huo1 chromosome 1, SspV2, whole genome shotgun sequence genome contains the following:
- the LOC121804818 gene encoding 60S ribosomal protein L26-1-like, with protein sequence MKYNPRVSSSRRKSRKTHFTAPSSLRRVIMSAPLFGDLRTKYSVRSMSVRKDDEVQVVRGTYKGREGKVVQVYCKKWVIHIKRITREKVNGSTVNVGIHPSKVVITKLRLDKDRKSLLDRKEKGRAVADKDKGTKFTAEDIMQTID encoded by the coding sequence ATGAAGTACAACCCCAGAGTGTCGTCCTCCCGGCGCAAGAGCCGCAAGACTCATTTCACGGCGCCGTCCAGCCTCCGCCGCGTCATCATGAGCGCGCCGCTCTTCGGCGACCTCCGCACCAAGTACAGCGTCCGTTCGATGTCGGTGCGCAAGGACGACGAGGTCCAGGTGGTGCGCGGCACCTACAAGGGGCGAGAGGGAAAGGTCGTCCAGGTGTACTGTAAGAAGTGGGTGATCCATATCAAGCGCATCACAAGGGAGAAGGTTAACGGATCCACGGTGAACGTCGGGATCCACCCCTCCAAGGTCGTGATTACCAAACTTCGCCTCGATAAGGACCGGAAATCGCTGCTCGACCGCAAGGAGAAGGGGCGCGCCGTCGCAGACAAGGACAAGGGCACCAAGTTCACCGCCGAGGACATCATGCAGACTATCGATTAG
- the LOC121748941 gene encoding solute carrier family 40 member 3, chloroplastic-like isoform X1: MVIGVVTTAQSAALVFRRRLQTIATPFSPFIRLRPPRRPNTCLIPSRLDSFSLRCSFTDTDVCDSVANVEVHEDRTTSPCSVPVVHLKSDCLDAEGLHLLGGNFVDTVLTALPVLSEEEQNTIASTPAPAGLYALYASCLVGNLVEQLWNFAWPASIALIHPSLLPVAVMGFFAKLAVIVGGPLVGKLMDYFPRVPAYNCLTVIQVASQLLSVGMIINANSIHPNSVSPVLLQPWFVMLVLALAIERLSGLALGVAMERDWVVLLAGTNRPVALSQANAMLSRIDLLCEIAGASLFGILLSKYEPVMCLKLTASLMMCSLPILILLTWLTNKLSAGVLAHAKCPQTGSGCSPTGYSHETENI, encoded by the exons ATGGTTATCGGCGTGGTTACCACTGCTCAGTCCGCCGCTTTGGTTTTCCGTCGCCGTCTGCAAACTATTGCTACGCCGTTTTCTCCTTTTATTAGGTTACGCCCTCCACGACGGCCGAATACCTGTCTCATCCCTAGTAG GCTTGACTCTTTTAGTTTAAGGTGTTCATTCACTGATACTGATGTCTGTGATTCTGTTGCTAATGTTGAAGTCCATGAGGATCGTACCACATCTCCTTGTTCAGTTCCAGTTGTTCATCTGAAATCTGATTGCCTGGACGCAGAAGGACTTCATTTACTTGGTGGCAATTTTGTGGATACGGTATTGACAGCATTGCCT GTCTTGTCCGAAGAGGAGCAGAACACCATTGCTTCAACTCCTGCTCCAGCTGGACTCTATG CTTTATACGCTAGCTGCTTGGTCGGGAATTTGGTTGAACAGCTGTGGAATTTTGCTTGGCCTGCTTCTATTGCATTGATTCATCCAAGTCTTCTTCCAGTGGCTGTCATGGGCTTTTTTGCGAAG CTTGCTGTAATAGTTGGAGGGCCTTTGGTAGGGAAGCTGATGGACTACTTTCCAAGAGTGCCTGCATATAATTGTTTGACTGTTATCCAG GTTGCTTCTCAATTGTTATCCGTTGGAATGATAATTAATGCAAATAGTATACACCCCAATTCTGTGTCTCCTGTACTTCTCCAACCTTGGTTTGTTATGCTTGTATTAGCTCTAGCCATAGAGAGGCTGTCCGGACTAGCTCTAGGGGTTGCTATGGAGCGTGATTGGGTTGTTTTG TTAGCAGGAACAAATAGACCGGTTGCTCTCTCTCAAGCAAATGCAATGCTTAGTAGAATTGATCTACTCTGTGAG ATTGCAGGGGCATCATTATTTGGCATATTGTTATCTAAGTATGAACCTGTGATGTGCTTAAAACTAACAGCTAGCTTGATGATGTGTTCACTGCCCATTTTG ATTTTGCTCACATGGCTAACGAACAAGCTTTCTGCTGGTGTTCTGGCCCATGCCAAATGTCCACAAACTGGTTCTGGATGTTCACCTACAGGATATTCCCATGAGACTGAAAATATAT AG
- the LOC121748941 gene encoding solute carrier family 40 member 3, chloroplastic-like isoform X2 has protein sequence MVIGVVTTAQSAALVFRRRLQTIATPFSPFIRLRPPRRPNTCLIPIHEDRTTSPCSVPVVHLKSDCLDAEGLHLLGGNFVDTVLTALPVLSEEEQNTIASTPAPAGLYALYASCLVGNLVEQLWNFAWPASIALIHPSLLPVAVMGFFAKLAVIVGGPLVGKLMDYFPRVPAYNCLTVIQVASQLLSVGMIINANSIHPNSVSPVLLQPWFVMLVLALAIERLSGLALGVAMERDWVVLLAGTNRPVALSQANAMLSRIDLLCEIAGASLFGILLSKYEPVMCLKLTASLMMCSLPILILLTWLTNKLSAGVLAHAKCPQTGSGCSPTGYSHETENI, from the exons ATGGTTATCGGCGTGGTTACCACTGCTCAGTCCGCCGCTTTGGTTTTCCGTCGCCGTCTGCAAACTATTGCTACGCCGTTTTCTCCTTTTATTAGGTTACGCCCTCCACGACGGCCGAATACCTGTCTCATCCCTA TCCATGAGGATCGTACCACATCTCCTTGTTCAGTTCCAGTTGTTCATCTGAAATCTGATTGCCTGGACGCAGAAGGACTTCATTTACTTGGTGGCAATTTTGTGGATACGGTATTGACAGCATTGCCT GTCTTGTCCGAAGAGGAGCAGAACACCATTGCTTCAACTCCTGCTCCAGCTGGACTCTATG CTTTATACGCTAGCTGCTTGGTCGGGAATTTGGTTGAACAGCTGTGGAATTTTGCTTGGCCTGCTTCTATTGCATTGATTCATCCAAGTCTTCTTCCAGTGGCTGTCATGGGCTTTTTTGCGAAG CTTGCTGTAATAGTTGGAGGGCCTTTGGTAGGGAAGCTGATGGACTACTTTCCAAGAGTGCCTGCATATAATTGTTTGACTGTTATCCAG GTTGCTTCTCAATTGTTATCCGTTGGAATGATAATTAATGCAAATAGTATACACCCCAATTCTGTGTCTCCTGTACTTCTCCAACCTTGGTTTGTTATGCTTGTATTAGCTCTAGCCATAGAGAGGCTGTCCGGACTAGCTCTAGGGGTTGCTATGGAGCGTGATTGGGTTGTTTTG TTAGCAGGAACAAATAGACCGGTTGCTCTCTCTCAAGCAAATGCAATGCTTAGTAGAATTGATCTACTCTGTGAG ATTGCAGGGGCATCATTATTTGGCATATTGTTATCTAAGTATGAACCTGTGATGTGCTTAAAACTAACAGCTAGCTTGATGATGTGTTCACTGCCCATTTTG ATTTTGCTCACATGGCTAACGAACAAGCTTTCTGCTGGTGTTCTGGCCCATGCCAAATGTCCACAAACTGGTTCTGGATGTTCACCTACAGGATATTCCCATGAGACTGAAAATATAT AG